The DNA segment AAATGACTATGTTTTTTATTATGAAAAAGCGCTTAGAGCTGGGAAAGTAGGGATTCCAGCAGGAGTGTTTTCTAACGACCCACTTCCTGAAAAAGTAGAAGCTTTTTATAAAGAAGATATTTCAAAAATATTAGCCTTAGAAGCCTTAGAAGCATCACAAAATTTCTTTGAAGGAAAAAAGTTTGATGGTACTTCGAATGGTGAGAGCTTTAAAACCTATTTAGCCTATTTAAACACGATTAAAAACGGAGAAAATTTAGGTAACTTAATCACTGCTCAATTTGAGACTTCAAAAAGTAAGTTAGAAGGATTAAATACTAATTTTTCACTTCAAATAGAAAACGATAATTCAAAAATGCTGACTGCTTATAATGAATTACAACGAAATGTAATTTTATTAAAAGTTGATATGCTGCAAGCAATGGATATTAGTGTTGATTACGTAGACGCCGATGGCGATTAATGAATGAGCACAACATTAAAAACATATTTCACGAAACAAACACAGGCCGCACCTCTTGCGGTCTTTCGTGTTTTTTTTGGTGTCATGATGTTTGTGAGTATCATCCGGTTCTGGGCAAATGGGTGGATTGAAAAACTATACATAACGCCTAAGTTTCATTTTTCATATTACGGTTTTGAGTGGGTACAGCCATTAGGGGATTTCACCTATGTTTTATTTGCTGTTTGTGCACTCTCTGCGTTACTGGTTGCTGTGGGCTTTAAATATAGAATTGCTATTATAGCTTTCTTTTTAAGCTTTACCTACATTGAGTTAATGGATAAAACCACCTACTTAAACCATTATTACTTTATAAGTTGCGTAAGCTTTTTAATGATCTTTTTACCAGCTAACAGTTATTTTTCGTTTGACGCCAAAAACCTTAAAAAAGCTTCTTTCTATGTTCCAAATTGGACGATAGATTCAATAAAATTGATGCTTGCTGTAGTATATTTATATGCTGGGTTGGCAAAATTAAACAGCGATTGGTTACTAAAAGCCATGCCACTTAAAATATGGCTACCCTCAAAGTACGATATTCCTTTCTTGGGAAATCTTATGCAGCAAGAATGGGTACATTACGCCTTTAGTTGGAGTGGTGCTTTGTATGATTTAGCAATTCCGTTTTTGTTAGTATATAGGCGTACGCGCTGGTTTGCTTTTATTGTAGTAATTATTTTTCATGTACTCACACGCGTATTATTCCCTATTGGGATGTTCCCGTATATTATGATTGTAAGTGCATTAATATTCTTTGATGCCTCGGTCCATCATAAAATACTTCAGTTTATATCAAAAATAGTTAAGATTAATAAAGCTGAAATAGATAAGGAGATTAAAACAGTATTTTTTAAAAAGAAGAAAAACGTATCAAGGATTGTCATTGCCGTATTTATAGTAGTACAACTGGTCTTTCCGTGGCGGTATTTAGCATATCCGGACGAACTGTTTTGGACCGAAGAAGGCTATCGATTCTCTTGGCGGGTTATGTTGATGGAGAAAGCCGGATATGCTCAGTTTAAAGTAAAAGACAGTGTTAGCGGAAAACAATTTCACGTTGATAATAGCGACTTTTTAAATACATTTCAAGAAAAGCAAATGAGTTTTCAGCCCGATTTCATTTTAGAATACGCCCATTTTTTAGGAGATCATTTTGCATCACAAGGACATAAAAACCTTGAAGTGTATGTAGAAAGCTATGTAGCACTCAATGGAAGACTCAGTCAGCCGTTTATCGACCCTACGGTCAATTTATTACAAGAAAAAGAATCATTTAGACACAAAACTTGGATTTTAGAATTTAACGATGATATTAAAGGACTATAATTTTAAAACAACGCTAGTAGCATTAATCGCTTTATTAACAACTATAGCAGTTGAAGCGCAATATACGGTTTCAGGGAAAGTAGTTTCTGGAGTAGATAATACAGTGATATCTAATGCTGAAGTATTTATTTCTAACACAGGAGACGAAACTAAAACAGACGAAAATGGAATGTTTCAGTTTAATGACGTACCGTCCGGCACTCACTATTTTGTGGTGTTTACCTATGAATATCAATTATTGGAAAAAACGGTTGAAGTTTCTGAAGATACTAATCTAGACTTTCAATTAGAGCCTTTAGGGGAAACCCTTTCTGAAGTGGTTATAAAAAAGCAAAGAGATAGGGTTTTTGCTTTAAAACAATTACGCCCGGTTGAAGGTACCGCTATCTATGCCGGAAAAAAGAGTGAAGTGATTCAAGTGGATAACTTAACGGCTAACCTCGCAACGGGAAATGCGCGTCAAATTTATTCGCAAGTGGTTGGGCTGAATATTTACGAAAATAATGATGGGGGACTGCAATTGAATATTGGTGGTCGCGGGTTAGACCCCAACCGAACCGCAAACTTCAATACCCGGCAAAATGGATACGACATTTCAGCCGATGTTTTGGGGTATCCAGAAAGTTACTATACACCCCCAGCCGAAGCACTTCGCGAAATACAAGTGGTTCGTGGAGCCGCTTCATTACAGTACGGAACCCAATTTGGAGGGCTTATTAACTTCAAACTAAAACAGCCAAATCGTAATAAAAAAATAGAATTAGTTTCTAGGCAAACAATTGGCTCGTATGATCTTTTCAATAGCTTTAATAGTTTAAGTGGACAGGTAGGTAAGTTTGGGTATTATACCTATTTCAACTACAAAAAAGGAAACGATTTTAGACCAAACTCTCAATTTGACTCATATAATGGGTACGCACATTTGGATTATCAACTTACCGATAAAACCAAGCTAACCGGAGAGTTTAGTTACTTATATTATATAGCCCAACAACCTGGAGGGTTAACAGATACACAGTTTGAAGAAGATCCAACCTTCAGTAACCGAACTAGAAACTGGTTTGAAGTAGACTGGAAATTGTATTCTTTGATGTTGGAACATACGTTTTCAGAAAAGACAGATTTCAGCTTAACCTTATTTGCATTAGATGCTTCGCGTAAATCAGTAGGTTTTCGGGAAAATAGGGTTTCACAACAAGATAATCTTACAGAGCCAAGAGAATTAATAGTGGGAAATTTCAATAATTGGGGCGCCGAAGCTCGTCTATTAACCCATTACAACCTTTTTAATACTGAAAATGTATTCTTAATAGGAGGGAAGTATTATCAATCTAAAAATACTAGTAAACAAGGGCCGGGAAC comes from the Marixanthomonas ophiurae genome and includes:
- a CDS encoding HTTM domain-containing protein, whose product is MSTTLKTYFTKQTQAAPLAVFRVFFGVMMFVSIIRFWANGWIEKLYITPKFHFSYYGFEWVQPLGDFTYVLFAVCALSALLVAVGFKYRIAIIAFFLSFTYIELMDKTTYLNHYYFISCVSFLMIFLPANSYFSFDAKNLKKASFYVPNWTIDSIKLMLAVVYLYAGLAKLNSDWLLKAMPLKIWLPSKYDIPFLGNLMQQEWVHYAFSWSGALYDLAIPFLLVYRRTRWFAFIVVIIFHVLTRVLFPIGMFPYIMIVSALIFFDASVHHKILQFISKIVKINKAEIDKEIKTVFFKKKKNVSRIVIAVFIVVQLVFPWRYLAYPDELFWTEEGYRFSWRVMLMEKAGYAQFKVKDSVSGKQFHVDNSDFLNTFQEKQMSFQPDFILEYAHFLGDHFASQGHKNLEVYVESYVALNGRLSQPFIDPTVNLLQEKESFRHKTWILEFNDDIKGL
- a CDS encoding TonB-dependent receptor; the protein is MILKDYNFKTTLVALIALLTTIAVEAQYTVSGKVVSGVDNTVISNAEVFISNTGDETKTDENGMFQFNDVPSGTHYFVVFTYEYQLLEKTVEVSEDTNLDFQLEPLGETLSEVVIKKQRDRVFALKQLRPVEGTAIYAGKKSEVIQVDNLTANLATGNARQIYSQVVGLNIYENNDGGLQLNIGGRGLDPNRTANFNTRQNGYDISADVLGYPESYYTPPAEALREIQVVRGAASLQYGTQFGGLINFKLKQPNRNKKIELVSRQTIGSYDLFNSFNSLSGQVGKFGYYTYFNYKKGNDFRPNSQFDSYNGYAHLDYQLTDKTKLTGEFSYLYYIAQQPGGLTDTQFEEDPTFSNRTRNWFEVDWKLYSLMLEHTFSEKTDFSLTLFALDASRKSVGFRENRVSQQDNLTEPRELIVGNFNNWGAEARLLTHYNLFNTENVFLIGGKYYQSKNTSKQGPGTNDSDANFSFAENEFPDYRRQSDFEFPNLNLAVFGENIFNLTETFSVTPGFRFEYIKTESIGTYKNINLDNAGNPILNETIPDNRTFDRSFVLLGVGLSYKPSRSIEVYGNISQNYRSVTFNDIRITNPSLTVDPNITDEEGFTADIGVRGRFEKYVSYDLGAFFLGYNDRLGVILREVSDIEQERFRGNIGDAITYGVETFIDWNIWNTFYSEEKNIKLNLFSNLALTHSEYTKSEQTNVEGNEVEFIPAVNLKTGLNFGYKNFLGSLQYTYLSKQFTDATNSDRDFESQSGIVGEIPAYDILDLSLSYTYKMFQLEVGVNNVLDNSYFVRRATGYPGPGIIPSQPRTGYTGLQITF